In Stigmatopora argus isolate UIUO_Sarg chromosome 10, RoL_Sarg_1.0, whole genome shotgun sequence, the following proteins share a genomic window:
- the prx gene encoding periaxin: MDPQPSNEQTKTAEAVEPPVEIVVETEAEAGASGYSVTGGGERGIFIKDVLKDSPAAKHLSLQQGDQLLSAKVYFDNVRYEDALKILQCAEPYKVSFLVKRTVHGQEIRVRPRLPSVDVKGAKAKMSVKGVKPFKAKKKRGGRLGLKKLKEKRQEELAVEGTPPRLEMSDVDVEFCLPKFKSRRSASLEAEGGAVVQTKRKIRFPRMKTKGQSGGKEESGRAKAKVKVSAVEIPRAKVKVEGKAPEFGINLPVSKDAKAGEPDVGVPSPSLEFSLPAVKGPDVELGGPSSGSPDVEFTLSSGKADAPKIEIKETGKTAGKLRMPKLKLPKMRLSRHLDESQDDKLKVTAEGDQAKAETKGNVPSVDFASAKGQGKSQSDVNVKMTVKKPGVDISLPKVDLAVGRLPDEVEGSLKGLEIAMPALAISSSKMESPNLDLEGSGSESKLRLPSAEVRLDMSRFIGGDGKFSLPSFDGSQNVQRADVGGSFNLPSVEVSLADGKEMAVEMPDVDVSLPKVTLLEGDVRLKDPKLEMPDIYVGKLDGGVALEGPEWSISDVSLPKVNLPKGDVNLEGPELKGGTVEIPNVEISGPDFEGAKFKMPTLDVSLPKVHLPEGGVKLKGPQLKGGTMEMPGVDVSGPKVEGDVHLQGLDDKRAMFKMPKVDVFLPKVNLPEGGVKSKGPQIKGTMETQEVDISVPKVEGDFNIKGPDFKGGKFKVPHVDVSLPTFSLSESDVKLKGPDFKGGKMEIPDLDSSFPKVQADFKGDGKTQIADVDVTLPNVDCDVHLQGPKVKGGHFKVPKCDVSLPKVDLPEVKVKQKGPKIKGKIQIPEIDMSVPKTQGDFRIEGPDVKGGKFKMPKVDVSLPKVSFPEAGVKVKGPELKGGKMEMPDVDMSVPKVEGDVDLKGLDLKGGKFTMPKVDVSLPKVSLPEASVKLKGPELKGGTMEMPNVDASLPKVEGDVHLQGPQIKGGKFKMPTLDVSLPKVSLPEGGVKLKGPEFKGGGMEIPDVDVSLPKVEGDVDLQGPDIKGAKFKMPQFDIKLPKVSLPEGGAKLKGPQIQGQIETPEVDVSGPKAQGGFDIEGPDIKGRKFKMPTLDVSLPKVNLPEGGVKVKGPEIKGKINIPEVDVSGPKVDIEGPDVKGGKFKMPKLDVSLPKVNFPEGGAKLKGPEVEGRKIEMPDLDISVPKGKAEGKIGIEGQVAKGGKFQMPSVDLSLPKMKAKIPGIKIEGPEFKGNVSTPNVEGPDLKLHGPDAKEGTFKMPKVDVSLPKVSLPESGVQLTGPEFKGVTMEMPNVDASLPKFEGDVHLQGPDIKGAKFKMPKVDVSLPKVSLPEAGVKLKGPQLKGGTVEMQEVDISVPKVEGDVDLKGLDVKGGKFKMPKVDVSLPKVSLPEAGVKLKGPELKGGKIEMPDIDISVPKVEGDVDLKGLDVKGGKFKMPSLDVSLPKVSLPEAGVKLKGPQLKGGTMEMPNVDASLPKVEGDVHLQGPEIKGGKFKMPKVDVSLPKVSLPEAGIKLKGPEIRGKIQIPEFDAPAPKIEGHLDIEGPDVKGQKFKIPTLDVSLPRVNLPEGGVNVKGPEFEGRKIQMPDLDIALPRGKIGIEEQVAKGGKFQMPSVDLSLPKMKTKGPDINIESPECKGVKVTSPNVDLSLPTVEGDLSLEGPDVKGGKFKLPSLNVTLPKVSLPEGDPKIKGPQLQGGKMEIPETEVSLPKGKTAGIEGHVGKGGKFHMPSVDLSLPKMKTKGPELKGGKVTTPELDVSLAKVEGQLDLEGPDVKGGKIKMPTFDISLPKVNLPEGGIELKGPELKGGDLEMPDVNVSLPKVEGDVDLKGLDVKGGKFWMPSLDFSLPKVNFPKAEPLLEAPKFKGKIAKPTVEISIPETKVEGDIKGPDVKTGTFKIPTVDVSLPKVKLPEGAVKIKGPEVKGVKIEIPETDVSLPQYHVDSGLDLQGGKFHMPSVDISLPKMKSKAPNFKLESPDVKVEKELDLDVKGGQFKMPTLDISLPKVNLPEAGVQVPELKGKIEMPDIDVSLPKTKVDLDLEGPDVKRRKFKMPQLDVSLPKVHLPEAGVKLKGPELEGKKMDVSVPKVEGNLDVESPDLKGGQFKMPTFDVSLPKVGLPEGGLKLKGPELKGGKIEIPDVDVSPPKGTFEGGVELEGVKGGKFKMPRLDVSLPKVNLPATGVKLKGPEIKDKVQIPDVDLSVPNIEGDVNIEKPKAKGGKIQIPTLDISLPKVGLPEGGVKLKGPETEGKMQIPEVDMSVPKTQGDFHIEGPDVKGAKFKMPKVDVSLPKVSFPEAGVKLKGPELKGGKMEVPDVDISVPKVEGDVDLKGLDVKGGKFKMPKVDVSLPKVSLPEAGVKVKGPELKGGKTEMSDIDISLPTGKAGGQIGLEGHVSKGQKFHVPLVDISLPKMKAKDPEIHLKSPDVQGGDITIDIPGPKLEGDLRIESPDVKIPMVEVSLPKVNVPDSSVKITGPDLERTKIDMPDIDVSFPKGTAGGIEGHVGKEGKFHLPSVDISLPKIRTKSSEREVEGSLPKIKSPDVDVRLEGPGVKSGKVALPSMTGEGTASLKCGTVKLPTVDISAPKVDLDFGLSKPKGDDVEVALLKAEGGRPSSGGSFELPNVSLKVPSFTLPRFSGKSKGGGHLEVSGQSSEGDISLGESSVEVDLRGKAKVKKSKLKRPHFGVSKTDADVSVSCPELDLKKGDVPKQNINADLEGKGRFRAPDVMIKLPKFSKFASKDGDMAKSNDDLEAKAKAKLPSVELSLTAAKSPEKEVLLPKAEVEVSGGDLKIPKKPVMNLSLPKVDLAVPLPKTDKSVLRVKGEHPELKLKTPSLDVKGPSEELELDLRLQKGETRVEVSEPETSGKMKEAKIKGTKFHIGMPKKKNGGGGGVRVEHQVTKPQISPPTSTIHNEDKVQSPGMMFPSGRIQSKGGSAECVVVSSPSAVVPRIPDIDFDIGTAQEEEDDKSGKKIKIPKFGVPLPSLSSPEGRLEIRGPESRSEGPKIPKVKKAVFVLVNPPQSDDASLNTVDARVKIPQFQTKSTEMPPLEGESLSSRLRFEKDSSPYMDARLESTTRFDQPWHSAEDPPSLRIKPGKVSFGDFAEESSTEVVSRHSRSERLEGDGSRLPTDFSVKFSSTKVQTWSEEGARGDAPGNHASQWFKAPKCTLKPHSTGFLQITPEGSPRGQRRGDLGDQDVSGSFSLRTSDLTAREAYSPGGGASASAVTKTTVTTWHSTSTGKTAGSTRPPSDL; this comes from the exons AGCGTGAAGGGCGTCAAGCCGTTCAAGGCCAAGAAGAAACGTGGCGGTCGTTTGGGTCTGAAGAAGCTGAAGGAGAAGCGGCAAGAAGAGCTGGCGGTGGAAGGAACACCTCCTCGGTTGGAGATGAGCGACGTGGATGTGGAATTCTGCCTCCCCAAATTCAAAAGCAGGCGTAGCGCTTCTTTGGAGGCGGAAGGGGGCGCTGTGGTCCagacaaaaaggaaaataag GTTTCCCCGGATGAAGACAAAAGGTCAGAGTGGAGGAAAAGAGGAGAGCGGAAGAGCCAAAGCCAAGGTGAAGGTTTCCGCGGTTGAAATCCCCCGAGCCAAAGTCAAAGTCGAAGGGAAAGCCCCCGAGTTTGGAATCAACTTGCCCGTGAGCAAAGACGCCAAGGCCGGAGAGCCCGATGTCGGCGTCCCGTCGCCGTCTTTGGAGTTCAGTCTGCCTGCCGTCAAGGGCCCGGACGTGGAGTTGGGGGGCCCGTCGTCCGGTTCCCCCGACGTGGAGTTTACTCTCTCGTCCGGCAAAGCGGACGCTCCCAAAATTGAAATCAAAGAAACGGGCAAAACGGCGGGCAAACTACGAATGCCAAAGTTAAAATTACCCAAAATGCGCCTGTCGCGTCATTTGGACGAAAGCCAGGATGACAAATTGAAGGTCACGGCGGAAGGAGACCAGGCAAAGGCGGAAACCAAGGGAAACGTTCCTTCCGTTGACTTCGCTTCAGCCAAAGGTCAAGGGAAAAGTCAAAGTGACGTGAATGTGAAAATGACAGTGAAAAAACCTGGGGTCGACATCTCTCTGCCGAAGGTGGATCTGGCGGTCGGTAGACTTCCCGACGAGGTGGAGGGAAGTCTCAAAGGTCTGGAAATAGCCATGCCTGCGCTGGCTATCTCTTCATCCAAGATGGAATCCCCCAATTTGGACCTTGAAGGCTCGGGAAGTGAAAGCAAACTCCGTCTCCCCTCTGCTGAAGTCAGGCTAGACATGAGTCGTTTCATTGGTGGAGATGGCAAGTTCAGCTTGCCTAGTTTTGATGGATCGCAAAATGTTCAAAGAGCAGATGTTGGAGGAAGCTTCAACTTGCCCAGCGTGGAAGTGTCGCTAGCCGACGGCAAAGAAATGGCGGTTGAAATGCCAGATGTGGATGTTTCTTTACCAAAAGTCACTCTTCTGGAAGGGGATGTCCGACTGAAAGATCCGAAGTTGGAGATGCCAGACATCTACGTGGGAAAACTGGATGGAGGCGTCGCTCTTGAAGGCCCTGAGTGGTCAATATCAGATGTTTCCTTGCCAAAAGTCAATCTTCCAAAGGGTGACGTCAACCTCGAAGGCCCAGAACTTAAGGGAGGAACGGTGGAAATTCCAAATGTCGAGATCTCGGGCCCTGACTTTGAAGGAGCAAAGTTCAAAATGCCAACATTGGATGTTTCTTTACCAAAAGTCCATCTTCCAGAAGGTGGAGTTAAATTAAAGGGTCCACAACTCAAGGGAGGAACAATGGAAATGCCAGGCGTCGATGTCTCAGGTCCAAAAGTTGAGGGCGATGTCCATCTTCAGGGACTTGACGACAAACGAGCAATGTTCAAaatgccaaaagttgatgttttTCTACCAAAAGTCAATCTTCCAGAAGGTGGAGTGAAATCAAAAGGTCCACAAATCAAAGGGACAATGGAAACCCAGGAAGTTGACATCTCGGTTCCAAAGGTGGAGGGAGATTTTAACATTAAAGGTCCTGATTTTAAAGGGGGGAAGTTCAAAGTGCCACATGTTGATGTTTCTTTGCCAACATTCAGTCTTTCAGAGAGTGATGTCAAACTAAAAGGTCCCGATTTTAAGGGAGGAAAGATGGAAATTCCAGATCTTGATAGCTCCTTTCCCAAAGTCCAGGCTGATTTCAAGGGAGACGGAAAGACGCAAATAGCCGACGTTGATGTCACGCTTCCAAACGTTGATTGTGATGTTCACCTTCAAGGTCCTAAAGTCAAAGGAGGACATTTTAAAGTGCCAAAATGTGATGTGTCTTTACCAAAAGTCGATCTTCCAGAAGTTAAAGTGAAACAGAAGGGCCCAAAAATCAAAGGGAAAATTCAAATTCCAGAGATTGACATGTCAGTCCCAAAAACCCAAGGAGATTTTCGCATTGAAGGTCCTGATGTCAAAGGAGGGAAGTTCAAAATGCCAAAGGTTGATGTTTCTCTACCAAAGGTCAGTTTTCCAGAAGCAGGGGTCAAAGTAAAGGGTCCAGAACTCAAGGGAGGAAAGATGGAAATGCCAGACGTCGATATGTCAGTTCCAAAAGTAGAGGGAGATGTTGATCTTAAAGGTCTTGATCTCAAAGGAGGAAAGTTCACaatgccaaaagttgatgtttcTCTACCAAAGGTCAGTCTTCCAGAAGCAAGTGTTAAATTAAAGGGTCCAGAACTCAAGGGAGGAACGATGGAGATGCCAAACGTTGATGCTTCACTTCCCAAAGTTGAGGGTGATGTTCATCTTCAAGGTCCTCAAATCAAAGGAGGAAAGTTCAAAATGCCAACATTGGATGTTTCCTTACCAAAAGTGAGTCTTCCAGAAGGTGGAGTTAAATTGAAGGGTCCAGAATTCAAGGGAGGAGGGATGGAAATACCAGATGTCGATGTCTCACTCCCCAAAGTTGAGGGTGATGTTGACCTTCAAGGCCCTGATATAAAAGGAGCCAAGTTTAAAATGCCACAGTTTGATATTAAATTGCCAAAGGTCAGCCTTCCAGAGGGAGGCGCTAAACTAAAAGGACCACAGATCCAAGGACAGATTGAAACTCCAGAAGTTGATGTCTCCGGTCCGAAAGCCCAGGGAGGTTTTGACATCGAAGGTCCTGATATCAAAGGACGGAAGTTCAAAATGCCAACATTGGATGTGTCCTTACCAAAAGTCAATCTTCCAGAGGGTGGAGTCAAAGTGAAAGGTCCTGAAAtcaaagggaaaataaatattccagAGGTTGACGTCTCTGGTCCAAAAGTTGACATCGAAGGGCCTGATGTCAAAGGAGGAAAGTTCAAAATGCCTAAATTGGATGTTTCCTTACCCAAAGTCAATTTTCCAGAAGGTGGTGCCAAACTAAAAGGTCCAGAAGTTGAAGGAAGAAAGATTGAGATGCCAGATTTAGATATTTCAGTCCCTAAAGGAAAAGCTGAAGGGAAAATAGGAATTGAAGGACAAGTTGCCAAAGGAGGAAAGTTTCAGATGCCCTCTGTCGATCTTTCTCTTCCTAAAATGAAAGCGAAAATTCCAGGAATTAAAATAGAAGGTCCTGAATTTAAAGGAAACGTCTCCACCCCAAATGTTGAAGGTCCTGATCTTAAACTTCATGGTCCTGATGCGAAAGAAGGAACGTTCAAaatgccaaaagttgatgtttcTCTACCAAAAGTCAGTCTTCCGGAGAGCGGCGTCCAACTCACAGGTCCTGAATTCAAGGGAGTAACAATGGAGATGCCAAACGTCGATGCTTCACTTCCCAAATTTGAGGGTGATGTCCATCTTCAGGGTCCTGACATTAAAGGAGCAAAGTTCAAAATGCCAAAAGTGGATGTTTCTCTACCAAAAGTCAGTCTTCCAGAAGCAGGTGTTAAATTAAAGGGTCCACAACTCAAGGGAGGAACGGTGGAAATGCAAGAAGTCGATATCTCAGTTCCAAAAGTTGAGGGTGATGTTGATCTTAAAGGTCTTGATGTCAAAGGAGGAAAATTCAAgatgccaaaagttgatgtttcTCTACCAAAGGTCAGTCTTCCAGAAGCAGGGGTCAAACTAAAGGGTCCAGAACTCAAGGGAGGGAAGATAGAAATGCCAGACATTGATATCTCAGTTCCAAAAGTAGAGGGAGATGTTGATCTTAAAGGTCTTGATGTCAAAGGAGGAAAGTTCAAGATGCCATCATTGGATGTTTCTCTGCCAAAAGTCAGTCTTCCAGAAGCAGGCGTTAAATTAAAGGGCCCACAACTCAAGGGAGGAACGATGGAGATGCCAAACGTCGATGCTTCACTTCCCAAAGTTGAGGGTGATGTTCATCTTCAAGGCCCTGAAATCAAAGGAGGAAAGTTCAAgatgccaaaagttgatgtttcTCTACCAAAGGTCAGTCTTCCAGAAGCAGGTATCAAACTAAAAGGTCCCGAAATCAGAGGCAAAATTCAAATTCCAGAATTTGATGCCCCGGCTCCAAAGATTGAAGGACATTTGGacattgaaggccctgatgtcAAAGgacaaaaattcaaaattccAACGTTGGATGTTTCTCTACCGAGGGTCAACCTTCCAGAGGGAGGCGTCAACGTGAAAGGTCCGGAATTTGAGGGACGCAAAATCCAGATGCCCGATTTAGATATTGCGTTGCCCAGAGGCAAAATAGGAATTGAAGAGCAAGTTGCCAAAGGTGGAAAGTTTCAGATGCCTTCTGTTGATCTTTCTCTTCCTAAAATGAAAACCAAAGGTCCAGACATTAATATTGAAAGCCCCGAATGTAAAGGGGTAAAAGTCACCTCTCCGAATGTAGACCTTTCCCTTCCAACGGTTGAAGGAGACCTGAGTCTAGAAGGTCCAGATGTAAAAGGAGGAAAGTTCAAATTGCCAAGCTTGAATGTGACTTTACCCAAAGTGAGTCTTCCCGAAGGTGATCCTAAAATTAAAGGTCCACAACTACAAGGTGGAAAGATGGAAATACCAGAAACAGAGGTCTCACTTCCCAAAGGAAAAACTGCAGGAATCGAAGGGCACGTTGGCAAGGGTGGAAAATTCCATATGCCGTCTGTGGATCTGTCTCTTCCTAAAATGAAAACCAAAGGTCCAGAATTGAAAGGTGGAAAGGTCACCACCCCGGAGCTAGATGTTTCCCTTGCAAAGGTTGAAGGCCAACTGGATCTTGAAGGTCCTGATGTTAAAGGAGGGAAGATAAAAATGCCAACTTTTGACATTTCCTTACCAAAGGTCAATCTTCCAGAGGGTGGTATAGAACTCAAAGGTCCAGAACTCAAGGGAGGAGACCTGGAAATGCCAGACGTCAATGTCTCACTTCCCAAAGTTGAGGGTGATGTTGATCTTAAAGGCCTTGACGTCAAGGGAGGAAAGTTTTGGATGCCCTCGTTGGATTTTTCCTTACCAAAAGTCAATTTCCCAAAAGCGGAACCCCTTTTGGAAGCACCAAAATTCAAAGGGAAAATAGCAAAGCCAACTGTGGAAATTTCAATTCCAGAAACAAAAGTTGAAGGAGATATTAAAGGCCCCGACGTAAAAACTGGAACATTCAAAATTCCCACAGTTGATGTTTCTTTGCCTAAAGTCAAGCTTCCAGAGGgcgctgtcaaaataaaaggtccAGAAGTCAAGGGAGTCAAGATAGAAATCCCAGAAACTGATGTCTCACTTCCTCAATACCATGTGGACTCAGGTCTTGATCTTCAGGGGGGAAAGTTTCACATGCCTTCTGTTGACATTTCGCTTcctaaaatgaaatcaaaagcTCCAAACTTCAAACTTGAAAGTCCGGATGTTAAAGTAGAAAAGGAATTGGATCTTGATGTCAAAGGAGGACAGTTCAAAATGCCAACATTGGACATTTCTTTACCAAAAGTCAATCTTCCAGAAGCAGGTGTCCAGGTTCCAGAACTCAAAGGAAAGATTGAAATGCCAGATATTGATGTCTCACTTCCAAAGACTAAAGTAGATTTGGACTTAGAAGGCCCAGATGTTAAAAGACGCAAGTTTAAAATGCCTCAACTTGATGTTTCGTTGCCAAAAGTCCATCTCCCAGAAgctggtgtcaaactcaaaggCCCAGAACTTGAAGGAAAGAAAATGGATGTCTCAGTGCCCAAAGTTGAAGGAAATCTGGATGTTGAAAGTCCTGATCTCAAAGGAGGGCAATTCAAAATGCCAACATTTGATGTTTCGTTACCCAAAGTTGGCCTCCCTGAAGGAGGCTTGAAACTTAAAGGGCCAGAACTCAAGGGAGGAAAGATTGAAATACCCGACGTTGATGTCTCACCTCCCAAAGGAACATTTGAAGGAGGTGTTGAGCTTGAAGGTGTCAAAGGAGGAAAGTTCAAAATGCCACGATTGGATGTTTCGTTGCCAAAAGTCAATCTCCCAGCGACCGGCGTCAAACTCAAAGGTCCCGAAATTAAAGACAAAGTGCAAATACCAGACGTTGACCTCTCAGTCCCAAACATTGAAGGAGATGTAAACATTGAAAAACCCAAAGCCAAAGGAGGAAAGATCCAAATCCCGACCTTGGATATTTCTTTACCAAAAGTCGGTCTTCCAGAGggtggtgtcaaactcaaaggTCCTGAAACTGAAGGGAAAATGCAAATTCCAGAGGTTGACATGTCAGTTCCAAAAACCCAAGGAGATTTTCACATTGAAGGTCCTGATGTCAAAGGAGCGAAGTTCAAaatgccaaaagttgatgtttcTCTACCAAAGGTCAGTTTTCCAGAAGCAGGGGTCAAACTAAAGGGTCCAGAACTCAAGGGAGGAAAGATGGAAGTGCCAGACGTCGATATCTCAGTTCCAAAAGTTGAGGGAGATGTTGATCTTAAAGGTCTGGATGTCAAAGGAGGAAAGTTCAAaatgccaaaagttgatgtttcACTACCAAAGGTCAGTCTTCCAGAAGCAGGGGTCAAAGTAAAAGGTCCAGAACTCAAGGGAGGAAAGACTGAGATGTCTGACATTGACATTTCATTACCCACTGGAAAAGCCGGTGGACAAATCGGACTTGAAGGCCATGTTAGCAAAGGACAAAAGTTTCACGTGCCCTTGGTTGACATTTCTCTTCCTAAAATGAAAGCGAAAGATCCAGAAATACATCTCAAAAGTCCTGATGTCCAAGGTGGAGATATCACCATTGACATCCCTGGTCCAAAACTGGAAGGAGACCTAAGGATCGAAAGCCCTGACGTCAAAATACCGATGGTAGAGGTTTCTTTACCAAAAGTCAATGTTCCAGATAGTAGCGTCAAGATAACAGGTCCAGACCTTGAGAGGACCAAGATTGACATGCCAGACATCGACGTCTCATTTCCTAAAGGAACCGCAGGAGGAATTGAAGGCCACGTTGGTAAGGAAGGAAAGTTTCATCTGCCCTCTGTTGACATTTCTCTTCCTAAGATTAGAACAAAGAGTTCAGAAAGAGAGGTTGAAGGTTCCTTGCCCAAAATCAAATCTCCAGACGTAGATGTCCGTTTGGAGGGTCCTGGCGTAAAAAGTGGAAAGGTTGCCCTCCCATCGATGACGGGAGAAGGTACGGCTTCCCTTAAATGTGGGACAGTAAAACTTCCAACGGTGGACATCTCCGCTCCAAAGGTGGATCTGGACTTTGGTCTGAGCAAACCAAAAGGTGATGATGTGGAAGTGGCGCTCCTCAAGGCTGAGGGAGGCAGGCCTTCTTCTGGGGGAAGTTTTGAATTGCCTAATGTCTCCCTCAAAGTTCCGAGTTTCACCCTGCCCCGGTTTAGTGGGAAGTCCAAGGGTGGTGGTCATTTGGAGGTCTCGGGACAAAGTTCTGAAGGGGACATTTCCCTCGGGGAGTCCTCGGTCGAGGTGGACTTGCGCGGCAAAGCGAAAGTGAAGAAAAGCAAACTCAAAAGGCCTCACTTTGGAGTATCCAAAACAGATGCCGACGTGTCTGTGTCTTGTCCTGAACTAGATTTGAAAAAGGGGGACGTTCCCAAACAAAATATCAATGCTGACCTGGAAGGGAAAGGTCGATTCCGTGCGCCTGATGTCATGATCAAACTGCCCAAATTCTCCAAGTTTGCTTCAAAAGATGGAGATATGGCAAAGTCAAACGATGACCTCGAAGCTAAGGCGAAAGCCAAGTTGCCTTCCGTTGAGCTATCCCTTACCGCCGCAAAATCCCCGGAAAAGGAAGTTCTTCTCCCCAAAGCGGAGGTGGAGGTTTCAGGAGGGGACCTGAAAATTCCCAAAAAGCCCGTGATGAACCTGTCTCTGCCCAAAGTAGACCTGGCTGTGCCGCTTCCCAAGACAGACAAAAGTGTTTTACGCGTCAAGGGAGAACATCCAGAACTGAAACTGAAGACGCCCAGCCTTGACGTCAAAGGTCCGAGCGAAGAGCTGGAGCTGGACTTGCGACTTCAGAAAGGAGAGACCAGGGTGGAAGTCTCGGAGCCAGAAACCAGCGGCAAAATGAAAGAGGCCAAAATCAAGGGTACAAAGTTTCATATCGGGATGCCGAAAAAGAagaacggcggcggcggcggtgttCGAGTGGAGCACCAGGTGACTAAACCTCAAATCAGTCCTCCAACATCCACGATTCACAATGAAGACAAAGTCCAAAGTCCCGGGATGATGTTCCCGAGTGGAAGGATACAGAGCAAAGGAGGCTCGGCGGAATGTGTTGTCGTATCTTCACCGTCTGCCGTTGTCCCCAGAATTCCAGACATCGATTTTGATATCGGCACAGCGCAGGAGGAAGAAGACGACAAATCTGGCAAGAAGATAAAAATCCCCAAGTTTGGCGTGCCGCTACCTTCCCTGTCCTCCCCGGAAGGTCGGCTGGAGATCCGTGGACCGGAGAGCAGATCCGAGGGCCCCAAGATCCCCAAAGTAAAGAAAGCGGTCTTTGTTTTGGTCAATCCCCCTCAAAGCGACGATGCTTCTTTAAACACAGTTGACGCCAGGGTGAAGATTCCTCAATTCCAAACAAAGTCCACAGAAATGCCGCCGCTCGAGGGAGAAAGTCTCAGTTCACGGTTACGCTTTGAGAAAGATTCCAGTCCTTACATGGACGCCCGTTTGGAATCAACAACCAGATTTGACCAGCCTTGGCATTCGGCGGAAGATCCTCCAAGTCTCCGCATAAAACCGGGGAAGGTCTCGTTTGGAGATTTTGCGGAGGAGTCCTCGACGGAAGTGGTCTCGCGGCACTCCAGAAGCGAAAGGCTGGAAGGGGACGGTTCCAGATTGCCGACTGATTTCAGCGTCAAATTCAGCTCGACAAAGGTTCAGACCTGGAGCGAGGAAGGCGCCAGAGGAGATGCCCCGGGGAACCATGCTTCCCAGTGGTTCAAGGCCCCCAAGTGTACCCTCAAGCCACACTCCACAG GCTTCCTCCAGATCACGCCGGAGGGGTCTCCGCGGGGTCAACGGCGAGGAGATCTCGGAGACCAGGACGTCTCGGGGTCCTTCTCCCTGCGCACCTCCGACCTCACCGCCAGGGAGGCGTACTCCCCGGGGGGAGGAGCCTCGGCGAGCGCGGTGACCAAGACCACCGTGACCACGTGGCACTCCACCTCCACCGGGAAGACCGCGGGGTCCACTCGGCCGCCGTCAGACCTCTGA